The following are from one region of the Acidobacteriota bacterium genome:
- a CDS encoding fructosamine kinase family protein, whose protein sequence is MKLQLETILGQPIKRLSALSGGCVGEVYRVWLENGDSVVAKVDQRRTAVLDTEGFMLQYLRDHSSLPVPAVMYSSSNLLIMEFIEGGSTFPTAAERHAAELLAALHTVNAKQFGLEQDTLIGGLHQPNPWTASWVEFFRDQRLLFMAREALQSSQLPRTVFSRLEKFAERLDEWIEEPDYPSLIHGDVWTTNVLSHQGRITGFIDPAIYYGHPEIELAFTTLFHTFGQAFFTRYQELKPIKPGFFEIRRDLYNLYPLLVHVRLFGGGYVGSVSGILSRIGF, encoded by the coding sequence ATGAAATTACAGCTTGAAACAATTCTTGGTCAGCCGATCAAACGACTTTCTGCCCTCAGCGGAGGCTGTGTGGGCGAGGTCTATCGAGTCTGGCTTGAAAACGGTGATTCCGTTGTTGCCAAGGTTGATCAGCGACGAACTGCCGTGCTTGATACCGAAGGATTTATGCTCCAGTACCTGCGCGACCATTCGTCGCTTCCGGTGCCGGCTGTGATGTATTCGTCGTCAAATTTGCTCATCATGGAATTTATCGAAGGCGGCAGCACTTTTCCAACCGCTGCCGAACGTCACGCGGCTGAACTCCTGGCGGCGCTCCACACCGTCAATGCGAAGCAGTTTGGGCTTGAACAAGATACTTTGATTGGTGGATTGCATCAGCCAAACCCCTGGACTGCGTCCTGGGTCGAATTCTTCCGTGACCAACGGTTGTTGTTTATGGCAAGGGAAGCCTTACAGTCCAGTCAACTGCCACGGACTGTCTTTTCCCGGCTGGAGAAATTTGCCGAGCGGCTTGATGAATGGATCGAAGAGCCCGACTATCCGTCACTCATTCATGGTGATGTCTGGACCACCAATGTGTTGAGCCATCAGGGACGCATTACCGGATTTATTGACCCGGCGATTTATTATGGCCACCCTGAAATTGAGTTGGCCTTTACGACGCTGTTTCACACCTTCGGCCAGGCTTTTTTTACCCGGTATCAAGAGCTAAAGCCAATTAAACCAGGGTTTTTCGAAATTCGACGGGATTTGTATAATCTCTACCCGCTTCTGGTTCATGTGCGTTTGTTTGGCGGTGGGTATGTGGGCTCAGTCAGTGGGATTCTATCGCGAATCGGGTTTTAG
- a CDS encoding FHA domain-containing protein yields MDELQTELRKPYLIVTGRSMNPSKIEIPGSVFSIGRGTDNDLQISDTLISRMHAEILMVADGQYVLRDKGSKVGTIIKGERINEYLLEPGDEIILGDPSIAKLKFEYPAYVSTSSLNPIDTSRIDLRLTARQARFINLELMRQPEYITGRTLERLTSLYEITRTMLPMQSTKDLTESWLESLFRCLPVDCGAIMLLNPVTQELEMVAQRNRDITHTESIKVSRTIVAQTFQDNVAIRSTDASTDERFSAQQSVIIQRVSSVLSAPINSKKRVWGVCYLYSHMPGLFDSEDLEFVMATAQEAGLVIENIRLTEELRATQEQLVRSERLATIGKITSAISHELRNRLALLSGIEVIQKKYADDPEVSRFAEMVITGQKRALALVEEIREFARNRPVEYEKSARPIVPTLEKTVSLLRLDPIISKRQVEFTYTATPKLAFNDEKLEQVIINLIRNAAEATQENKGQIQILLTVDGNDALISISDNGSGISLENLNHIWEPFFSTKGEEGTGLGLEICRRIIEAHGGTISCESTENVGTTFTIRLPINLETQELAVDMFDTITDAYPLKKVKAPSVTPAQLAQLPADVLNILYQAVLEGDIEAANQVIDQIIDLDGYVAEVVQAMLKEYKFDELQELIEAATR; encoded by the coding sequence ATGGATGAACTTCAAACTGAGCTGCGCAAACCGTACTTGATTGTGACGGGCAGAAGCATGAATCCCTCCAAGATCGAGATTCCAGGGTCGGTGTTTTCGATTGGGCGCGGAACTGACAACGATCTGCAAATCAGCGACACGCTGATTTCACGCATGCACGCTGAAATACTCATGGTTGCTGATGGGCAATATGTGCTCCGGGATAAAGGCAGCAAGGTCGGAACGATTATCAAGGGCGAACGCATCAACGAATACCTGCTCGAACCTGGCGATGAAATCATTTTAGGTGACCCCAGCATCGCCAAATTGAAGTTTGAATATCCAGCCTACGTTTCCACCAGCAGCTTAAACCCCATTGACACGTCGCGAATTGATCTGAGATTAACTGCCCGCCAGGCCCGGTTTATCAACCTGGAGTTGATGCGTCAGCCGGAATATATCACTGGCCGGACGCTGGAGCGGTTGACATCACTGTATGAAATCACCCGCACCATGCTCCCGATGCAGAGCACCAAAGACCTTACCGAAAGCTGGCTTGAATCGCTGTTTCGGTGTCTTCCGGTTGATTGCGGCGCGATTATGCTGCTCAACCCGGTCACCCAGGAACTGGAGATGGTGGCGCAACGCAATCGCGACATTACCCATACCGAATCAATCAAAGTCAGCCGAACCATCGTCGCCCAGACGTTTCAGGACAATGTCGCCATCCGCTCGACTGATGCCTCAACCGACGAGCGATTTTCAGCTCAGCAAAGCGTGATTATCCAGCGGGTTTCATCCGTGCTGTCAGCACCGATCAATTCGAAAAAACGGGTCTGGGGCGTGTGCTACCTCTACAGCCATATGCCGGGCCTGTTTGATTCCGAAGACCTTGAATTTGTCATGGCAACGGCCCAGGAAGCCGGACTCGTCATTGAAAATATTCGCCTGACCGAGGAATTGCGAGCGACGCAAGAACAACTCGTCCGATCAGAACGGCTGGCCACAATCGGTAAAATCACGTCTGCCATTTCACACGAACTTCGCAATCGGCTGGCTCTCTTGAGCGGTATTGAAGTGATTCAAAAGAAATATGCTGATGACCCGGAGGTCAGTCGCTTTGCGGAGATGGTGATTACCGGTCAGAAGCGAGCCCTGGCACTGGTTGAGGAAATCCGTGAATTTGCCCGGAATCGGCCCGTCGAATATGAAAAAAGCGCCCGGCCTATCGTACCGACGCTCGAAAAAACAGTTTCGCTGTTGCGGCTCGATCCGATTATTTCCAAACGGCAGGTCGAGTTTACCTACACCGCAACCCCCAAACTGGCCTTTAATGATGAAAAACTGGAACAGGTCATCATTAATTTGATCCGAAATGCAGCCGAGGCAACACAGGAAAATAAGGGGCAAATCCAGATTTTGCTGACTGTTGACGGCAACGATGCCCTCATTTCCATTTCCGATAATGGAAGCGGAATTTCCCTGGAAAACCTCAACCATATCTGGGAGCCATTTTTCTCGACCAAAGGCGAAGAGGGCACCGGACTTGGCCTGGAAATCTGCCGCCGCATCATCGAAGCCCACGGAGGAACAATCTCCTGTGAAAGCACTGAAAACGTCGGTACCACGTTTACCATCCGGTTGCCAATCAACCTGGAAACCCAGGAACTGGCAGTTGATATGTTTGACACAATTACCGATGCGTACCCGCTCAAAAAGGTGAAAGCCCCTTCGGTTACACCCGCTCAACTGGCTCAACTCCCAGCGGATGTCCTCAACATCCTGTATCAAGCGGTTTTAGAAGGTGATATCGAAGCCGCCAATCAAGTCATTGACCAGATTATTGACCTTGATGGGTATGTGGCCGAGGTCGTTCAGGCCATGCTCAAAGAATACAAATTTGATGAACTGCAGGAATTGATCGAAGCCGCGACAAGATGA
- a CDS encoding amidophosphoribosyltransferase, whose amino-acid sequence MHDKFREECGVFGIWGHPEAARLTYLGLYSLQHRGQESAGIVSSDGNRLFSERGMGHVSEIFTEEAFRRLPGNRAIGHVRYSTAGEVSINEAQPFAIKCHWGEIATCHNGNLPFASDMRRELEAEGAIFSSTSDTEVVLHKLARSRKTSLYEAVVETFRTVEGAYSILIQTPDCLIAVRDVHGFRPMCIGQLDEHSYVVASETCAFDLIGATYLRDVQPGEVVMINQDGIHAQSPFPEHKPAFCIFEHVYFSRPDSLVFGRSVNKSRHKMGKRLALEHPVPADIVVPIPDSGVAAAIGYAAESKINFRFGLVRNHYVGRTFIEPQQAIRHFGVKVKLNPVRDLLEGKRVILVDDSIVRGTTSRKIVEMVRRAGATEVHMRISCPPTISPCYYGVDTPTYKELIAFNSTIEEIREFINADSLGYLSHQGLLTACGADEGLSFCSACYTGKYPLQTPHQSQAEKAKVLAHSKRVANHRE is encoded by the coding sequence ATGCACGACAAATTTCGCGAAGAATGCGGTGTTTTTGGCATTTGGGGACACCCCGAAGCCGCCCGATTAACCTACCTTGGACTTTACTCACTGCAACATCGGGGTCAGGAGTCAGCCGGGATTGTCTCAAGCGATGGAAATCGGTTGTTTAGCGAACGCGGCATGGGTCACGTCAGCGAAATTTTTACCGAAGAAGCCTTTCGCCGGTTGCCTGGAAACCGGGCCATTGGCCACGTCCGCTACTCAACGGCGGGCGAAGTCAGCATCAACGAAGCCCAGCCATTTGCGATCAAATGCCACTGGGGCGAAATTGCGACCTGTCACAATGGAAATTTGCCGTTTGCCAGTGACATGCGCCGTGAACTGGAAGCAGAGGGTGCGATTTTTTCATCCACCAGCGACACGGAAGTGGTCTTGCACAAACTTGCCCGCTCCCGCAAAACCTCGCTGTATGAAGCCGTTGTCGAAACGTTTCGCACCGTCGAAGGAGCGTACTCAATCCTGATTCAAACGCCTGACTGTTTGATTGCCGTGCGCGACGTGCATGGCTTTCGGCCAATGTGCATCGGCCAGCTTGATGAACACTCGTATGTCGTGGCCTCTGAAACCTGTGCCTTTGATTTGATCGGTGCGACCTACCTGCGGGACGTTCAACCAGGTGAAGTCGTCATGATCAACCAGGACGGCATCCACGCCCAATCTCCATTTCCAGAGCACAAACCAGCGTTCTGTATTTTTGAGCACGTCTATTTTTCACGCCCGGACAGCCTGGTTTTTGGCCGAAGTGTGAATAAAAGCCGCCATAAAATGGGAAAACGGCTGGCCCTGGAACATCCAGTTCCGGCTGATATTGTGGTCCCAATTCCAGATTCAGGTGTGGCCGCAGCCATCGGATATGCGGCGGAATCCAAAATTAATTTCCGGTTTGGGCTGGTCCGAAACCATTATGTCGGACGCACCTTTATTGAACCCCAGCAGGCAATTCGACACTTTGGGGTCAAAGTCAAACTCAATCCAGTTCGTGACCTGCTCGAAGGCAAACGCGTGATTTTGGTGGATGATTCGATTGTGCGCGGAACAACCAGCCGTAAGATTGTGGAAATGGTCCGCCGGGCCGGAGCCACCGAAGTCCATATGCGGATTAGCTGCCCGCCAACCATTTCGCCGTGCTACTACGGCGTAGACACGCCGACCTATAAAGAATTGATTGCCTTTAATTCCACCATCGAGGAAATTCGCGAATTCATCAATGCCGACAGTCTGGGCTATTTAAGCCACCAGGGGCTCTTAACCGCCTGTGGCGCCGACGAAGGTCTCTCATTCTGCTCCGCCTGTTACACGGGCAAATACCCGTTACAAACTCCCCATCAATCACAGGCTGAAAAAGCAAAGGTTCTAGCTCACTCAAAACGAGTCGCGAACCACCGTGAATAG
- a CDS encoding bifunctional oligoribonuclease/PAP phosphatase NrnA, with the protein MLSQVVELIESKDKFMITSHVRPDGDSVGSSLALYWTLKALNKDVCVIIKDSVPYAYRNLPGTKDILKMPEITQPFDAAFVIECSDIDRPGLIGLEKQFVVNIDHHSTTALFGQINWIDSTAAAVGEMIYNLCKALGVTVNQEIAECVYTALLTDTGSFHFSNTTERTFKIASELVRRGARPAFISHSLFYSNPYTKIKLLGEVLSTLQRDETGRIAWVTMPNHLMGQVGASEDDLDGIVNYPLSVGEVEVVAFFKELQPDNFRISLRSKGNVNVAKIAEKFGGGGHRNASGCAYKGPLQAAENQILSCLQRALGITPIAAD; encoded by the coding sequence ATGCTCAGTCAGGTGGTTGAACTCATAGAATCCAAAGACAAGTTTATGATCACATCTCACGTCCGCCCAGACGGAGACAGCGTTGGATCATCACTTGCACTCTATTGGACACTCAAAGCCCTCAACAAAGACGTTTGCGTTATTATCAAAGACAGCGTGCCCTACGCCTATCGGAATCTACCTGGGACCAAAGATATCCTCAAAATGCCGGAGATCACACAGCCATTTGATGCGGCATTTGTGATCGAATGTAGTGATATTGATCGCCCTGGACTGATCGGACTCGAAAAACAATTTGTCGTCAACATTGACCATCACAGTACAACTGCTTTATTTGGACAAATTAACTGGATTGACTCCACTGCCGCCGCAGTTGGGGAAATGATCTATAACTTGTGCAAAGCGCTCGGGGTCACCGTCAATCAAGAGATTGCGGAGTGTGTCTATACGGCATTGCTCACCGATACCGGGTCTTTCCATTTTTCCAACACCACGGAACGCACCTTCAAAATCGCATCGGAACTGGTCCGGCGCGGCGCACGTCCAGCATTCATTTCACATTCCCTGTTTTACTCCAACCCCTACACCAAAATTAAACTTTTGGGTGAGGTTCTTTCGACGCTTCAACGGGATGAAACCGGGCGCATTGCCTGGGTTACCATGCCCAATCACCTGATGGGCCAGGTCGGCGCCAGCGAAGATGACCTGGATGGCATCGTCAACTATCCATTGTCGGTCGGAGAAGTTGAAGTCGTGGCGTTCTTCAAGGAACTGCAGCCAGATAACTTCCGGATCAGCCTGCGCTCAAAAGGCAATGTCAATGTGGCCAAAATTGCCGAAAAGTTCGGTGGCGGCGGTCATCGCAACGCCTCCGGATGTGCCTACAAGGGACCGTTGCAAGCGGCGGAAAATCAGATTCTGTCTTGCCTACAACGAGCTTTGGGAATTACCCCGATTGCGGCTGATTGA
- the fabF gene encoding beta-ketoacyl-ACP synthase II: MQNAANGARRVVVTGIGLVTGIGNTREENWTSMMEGQSGAGPITHFDASGFQVRFAVEVKNFDLSKYFDHREQRRTAPYIHYAVAASEEALADSGLQVTPDNADRIGVYISSGIGGFGIIEREHARLMKEGPRHISPYFMISYLVNMADGYVSIRHGLKGPSSATATACAAGVHAIGESFRLIQDGDADVMVCGGTEGAITPMGVGGFSAAKAMSTNNDNPKGASRPFDLNRDGFVLGEGAGIMVIEEYEHARARGAKIYAEVVGYGMSADAHHITTPAPNGDGVYRMIRNVLRDAQVEPEVVDYINAHGTSTPYNDKFETLAIKRVFGDHSYKLAVSSTKSMTGHALGAAGGIEACYTALAVERQILPPTINYETPDPECDLDYVPNRPRPAKITYAMSNSSGFGGTNAGLLLKRVE, from the coding sequence ATGCAGAACGCTGCCAATGGTGCTCGTCGTGTCGTAGTGACCGGGATCGGACTGGTCACTGGAATTGGGAATACTCGCGAAGAAAACTGGACCTCGATGATGGAAGGTCAGTCAGGTGCTGGCCCGATCACGCATTTTGACGCATCTGGATTCCAGGTTCGGTTTGCTGTCGAAGTCAAAAATTTTGACCTGTCAAAGTACTTTGATCATCGCGAACAACGACGCACGGCGCCTTATATCCACTATGCCGTGGCGGCTTCTGAAGAAGCTCTGGCCGATTCCGGTCTGCAAGTGACACCAGATAATGCGGATCGTATCGGTGTCTATATCAGTAGCGGGATTGGTGGCTTTGGAATCATCGAACGCGAACACGCCCGGTTGATGAAAGAAGGACCGCGTCATATTTCGCCATATTTTATGATTTCCTACCTGGTGAATATGGCTGACGGCTATGTTTCAATCCGGCACGGCTTAAAGGGCCCAAGCTCGGCAACCGCCACGGCCTGTGCGGCTGGGGTTCACGCGATTGGCGAGTCTTTCCGATTGATCCAGGACGGAGACGCCGATGTCATGGTGTGCGGCGGGACCGAAGGCGCCATCACCCCAATGGGGGTTGGTGGGTTTAGCGCCGCCAAAGCCATGTCAACCAACAACGACAATCCGAAAGGTGCCTCACGTCCCTTTGACCTCAATCGTGACGGCTTTGTGCTTGGCGAGGGTGCCGGGATTATGGTGATTGAAGAATATGAGCATGCGCGGGCTCGCGGTGCCAAAATTTATGCCGAAGTGGTTGGCTACGGCATGAGCGCCGATGCCCATCACATTACAACCCCAGCTCCGAATGGAGACGGCGTGTACCGGATGATCCGCAATGTGCTGCGCGACGCCCAGGTTGAACCCGAAGTGGTTGACTACATCAACGCTCACGGAACGTCCACGCCATACAATGACAAGTTCGAAACGCTGGCCATCAAGCGCGTTTTTGGCGATCATTCGTACAAACTGGCGGTGAGTTCGACCAAATCTATGACCGGACACGCGCTGGGGGCGGCGGGCGGTATCGAAGCCTGCTACACGGCGCTCGCGGTCGAACGGCAAATCCTGCCACCGACGATCAACTACGAAACACCCGACCCGGAATGCGATTTGGACTATGTGCCCAATCGGCCACGACCAGCGAAGATCACCTACGCCATGTCCAATTCCTCGGGCTTTGGCGGCACCAATGCCGGGCTACTCTTAAAGCGGGTTGAATAA
- a CDS encoding aldo/keto reductase produces MGCGWEKVTLGSTKLKVSPLGIGSSYGIAGRDVEAAFERGINYLYWGSFRGGDFGQAIRNIAAKNREKLVVVVQTYTRIGMLMEPSLNSALRKLKIDYTDLLLLGWWNDLPPKRILDAALALKESGKARHIMVSCHNRPTFQRFIEDPNYGAIMVRYNAAHTGAETEVFPYLKAKKRPGVVAYTATRWGGLVNPRNVPPGEPVPRGSDCYRFVLSNPAVTMSLIGPKNREELDEAMAALDRGPMDEDELEWMRRVGRAVRSGSPQIVDKMRD; encoded by the coding sequence ATGGGTTGTGGATGGGAAAAAGTAACCTTAGGAAGCACCAAACTGAAAGTCAGTCCGCTGGGCATTGGGTCCAGCTACGGGATTGCTGGACGTGATGTTGAGGCTGCCTTTGAGCGCGGCATCAACTACCTGTACTGGGGATCATTCCGGGGTGGTGATTTCGGTCAGGCCATCAGGAACATTGCCGCCAAAAACCGTGAAAAACTGGTCGTTGTGGTTCAAACCTACACCCGAATTGGGATGTTGATGGAGCCATCACTGAATTCAGCGTTGCGAAAGTTGAAAATTGACTACACCGATCTGCTCCTACTTGGCTGGTGGAACGATCTTCCACCCAAACGGATTCTGGATGCGGCACTGGCACTCAAAGAATCCGGCAAAGCCCGCCACATTATGGTTTCGTGCCACAATCGCCCAACATTTCAGCGATTTATCGAAGATCCAAACTATGGGGCAATCATGGTTCGGTACAACGCGGCCCACACCGGCGCGGAAACCGAAGTCTTTCCGTATCTCAAGGCCAAAAAACGACCTGGAGTTGTGGCCTACACTGCAACTCGTTGGGGAGGACTCGTCAATCCCAGAAATGTTCCTCCGGGTGAACCTGTTCCGCGTGGGTCAGATTGTTATCGGTTTGTACTCTCTAACCCGGCGGTGACTATGAGTTTGATCGGCCCCAAAAACCGGGAGGAACTCGACGAAGCAATGGCGGCTCTGGATCGTGGGCCAATGGATGAAGACGAACTGGAATGGATGCGACGCGTTGGGCGGGCCGTGCGAAGCGGATCACCGCAAATTGTTGATAAGATGAGAGACTAA
- the bshB1 gene encoding bacillithiol biosynthesis deacetylase BshB1 — MLVTYTAQATAELPTIDVLAIGAHPDDVEMNVGGTLLKLKAQGHRTGILDMTRGEMGTRGTVEMRALEAHNAAQILGLDVRANLGLPDGHISADDTSRRKLVRALRRLRPKVIFAHYPEDPHPDHAHSAQIIREAAHLAHLAKYDADFGLERHYISAIAHYLFPRTVSPTFLVDISAHREAKWAALAAHVSQFHNPNSQDLQTLLSGEDFFDRLKARDRYFGGLINVRDAEAFVVKEALNVADPMALLTQPMNFYS; from the coding sequence ATGCTGGTTACCTATACAGCCCAAGCCACCGCTGAATTGCCAACCATTGATGTACTGGCAATCGGAGCCCACCCCGACGATGTTGAAATGAATGTCGGAGGCACACTGCTCAAACTCAAAGCTCAGGGGCATCGAACAGGCATCCTCGATATGACCCGAGGCGAAATGGGAACGCGCGGAACAGTCGAAATGCGGGCGCTCGAAGCCCACAATGCAGCACAAATCCTGGGACTTGATGTCCGCGCCAATTTGGGACTTCCCGATGGCCACATTTCGGCGGATGACACGTCACGTCGAAAACTGGTGCGTGCCCTGCGCCGGTTGCGACCCAAAGTCATTTTTGCGCATTACCCGGAAGATCCCCACCCGGACCATGCCCACTCGGCCCAGATCATCCGGGAAGCCGCCCATCTGGCTCACCTCGCCAAATATGACGCCGATTTTGGGTTGGAACGGCACTACATTTCAGCTATCGCGCACTATCTGTTTCCGCGCACCGTGTCGCCAACCTTTCTGGTTGATATCAGTGCCCACCGCGAAGCCAAATGGGCCGCCCTGGCCGCGCACGTTTCGCAATTTCACAACCCAAACAGCCAGGATCTGCAAACGCTGCTCTCAGGTGAAGATTTCTTTGACCGCTTGAAAGCGCGTGACCGCTATTTTGGCGGATTGATCAATGTTCGTGACGCTGAAGCCTTTGTCGTGAAAGAAGCCCTCAATGTCGCCGACCCGATGGCGCTACTGACCCAGCCCATGAATTTTTATTCATAG
- the rbfA gene encoding 30S ribosome-binding factor RbfA, with the protein MGRLGTQSSRSRHQSGSVNHRRERLAESVREEICEIICFEVSDDRIHGVDVTGVELTSDLHHARVFVVTTGENPDTAVLVDALNHAGPFIRHQLAARLNLRKTPQLHFVYDVAYAQALRVEQLLSEEKGTSMPLETTDQSDSEA; encoded by the coding sequence ATGGGGCGTTTAGGAACGCAGTCGTCACGATCCAGACATCAGAGTGGTTCAGTCAACCACCGGCGTGAACGTCTGGCTGAAAGTGTCCGCGAAGAAATCTGCGAAATCATTTGTTTTGAAGTTTCTGATGACCGAATCCATGGGGTTGATGTCACGGGAGTCGAATTGACTTCAGACCTGCATCACGCCCGGGTCTTTGTGGTCACCACGGGGGAAAACCCTGATACCGCTGTTCTGGTTGATGCCTTAAATCACGCGGGTCCGTTTATTCGACACCAGCTTGCCGCTCGACTCAATTTGCGGAAAACCCCTCAACTCCATTTTGTCTATGATGTTGCTTACGCCCAGGCCCTGCGCGTTGAGCAACTCTTAAGCGAAGAAAAAGGAACATCAATGCCTTTGGAAACAACGGATCAATCCGACTCTGAAGCGTAA
- a CDS encoding ABC transporter ATP-binding protein, giving the protein MSEENPSVPVIEAIGLQKSYGHHQAVKGVDLVVHPGEIFGFLGPNGAGKTTTIKMLVGLLSPSAGVARIGGHDIQKEPIQAKSLIGYVPDQPHLPDKLTAREYLRFIAGLYNLDRAAARRRGEELLKLFALSDQADELVGGYSHGMRQKMVLAGALLHDPKVFFLDEPTVGLDPRSARLIKDILRDLASRGTAVFMSTHILEIAERMCDRVAIIFDGRVIAIGTMEELRTAQTSESLEDIFLKLTGGTDDKASSE; this is encoded by the coding sequence ATGTCTGAAGAAAATCCAAGTGTACCTGTGATTGAGGCAATTGGTCTGCAGAAAAGTTATGGCCACCATCAAGCGGTTAAAGGGGTTGATCTGGTGGTGCATCCCGGCGAAATTTTTGGCTTCTTAGGTCCCAACGGCGCTGGGAAGACAACCACGATTAAAATGCTGGTTGGGCTCCTGTCGCCCTCGGCTGGAGTCGCCCGGATTGGTGGCCATGATATTCAGAAAGAACCGATTCAGGCCAAGTCTTTGATCGGGTATGTTCCGGACCAGCCGCACCTGCCGGATAAACTGACGGCCAGGGAATACCTGCGGTTCATTGCTGGTCTGTATAACCTGGATCGCGCTGCCGCCCGCCGTCGGGGGGAAGAATTGCTCAAACTTTTTGCTCTGAGCGATCAGGCTGATGAACTGGTTGGCGGGTATTCACACGGTATGCGCCAGAAGATGGTTCTTGCTGGGGCGTTGCTCCACGATCCCAAAGTGTTTTTTCTGGATGAGCCAACAGTTGGACTTGACCCACGAAGCGCCCGGTTGATTAAAGACATTTTGCGCGACCTCGCTAGCCGTGGAACAGCGGTTTTTATGTCAACGCACATTCTTGAAATTGCTGAACGGATGTGCGACCGGGTGGCGATTATTTTTGATGGGCGGGTGATTGCAATTGGAACCATGGAGGAGCTTCGCACGGCTCAAACCAGTGAAAGCCTGGAAGACATTTTCCTGAAATTGACTGGTGGAACTGATGATAAAGCGAGTAGCGAGTAG